A part of Desulfosporosinus sp. Sb-LF genomic DNA contains:
- a CDS encoding DUF3231 family protein, with protein sequence MNDNQPNIQRDNQGVTEQVPFGFGTVHHNLTDLMPASSEVGFLWNNYLAANISTCYLTKWVNEATDPEIKSALQMELDAASNAWKETEGLLKSINYPTPMGFVVKEDIDINAPVLFSQSFKLLFTRMMQRMLIQFLVPAVTSSYRTDFQDYFHNQLKTAADRHRKYTEILLSKGILQKHPSIVQPHRAEKVLDKDFFGSYFGFFRNQRPLTAVEIGHIYSIMEIKQLIRQFHEGCCQVVKSEKVKILLLKARDIADKQLDSLGHILTEQDVPRPSISDILITDSTESGVSDRLILNLSTAVTAFMATSYGEAVSTVARKDIGVTMLRFMAEKLSFAKDAAELAIEFGWLEKMPQTVDRQQLIH encoded by the coding sequence ATGAACGATAATCAACCAAATATTCAGCGAGACAATCAGGGAGTAACAGAACAAGTTCCATTTGGCTTCGGTACTGTGCATCATAATTTGACCGATTTAATGCCAGCTTCATCTGAAGTCGGATTCTTATGGAACAATTACTTAGCGGCTAATATTTCTACTTGTTATCTAACAAAATGGGTTAATGAGGCAACTGACCCTGAAATTAAAAGTGCATTACAAATGGAATTAGATGCAGCATCTAACGCATGGAAAGAAACAGAGGGACTTTTAAAGTCAATTAATTATCCAACTCCCATGGGATTCGTTGTTAAAGAAGACATAGACATAAATGCTCCTGTTCTATTTTCTCAATCCTTCAAATTGCTCTTCACGAGAATGATGCAACGAATGTTGATACAATTCTTAGTTCCTGCCGTAACCTCGTCCTATCGGACAGATTTTCAAGATTATTTCCACAACCAGTTAAAAACTGCTGCCGACCGTCATAGAAAATATACTGAAATATTATTGTCTAAAGGAATACTTCAAAAGCATCCATCCATTGTTCAACCACATCGTGCAGAAAAAGTTCTTGATAAAGATTTCTTTGGTTCATATTTTGGCTTTTTCAGAAATCAAAGACCATTAACTGCTGTGGAAATTGGTCATATCTATTCAATTATGGAAATAAAACAATTAATAAGGCAGTTTCATGAAGGTTGTTGTCAGGTGGTTAAGTCTGAAAAGGTTAAGATTTTATTATTAAAGGCTAGAGATATTGCAGATAAACAGTTAGACTCTTTGGGCCACATTCTAACTGAGCAAGACGTACCGCGTCCATCTATATCCGATATACTTATAACCGATTCCACAGAATCAGGAGTGAGTGACCGTTTAATACTTAATCTTTCGACAGCAGTTACAGCATTTATGGCAACATCCTATGGGGAAGCAGTTTCTACTGTGGCCCGTAAAGATATAGGGGTAACTATGCTGAGGTTTATGGCTGAAAAACTTAGTTTTGCTAAAGATGCAGCAGAATTAGCCATTGAATTTGGTTGGTTAGAAAAAATGCCGCAAACTGTTGATCGACAACAATTAATACATTAA
- a CDS encoding transposase, which yields MKNVYHVDRCLNKLSDGRVNPTYSTGQVILPVLFGFLLRVQSFNELNFMIKNHEFSKLFPRGTKLPQIDAIRDTLKVIDINGLNQINYHIIKKSVENKVFVDGTIDGYTVAAIDGTKFFGSNKKSCPECLKNTKGNKTHSFHSGAVMSTVGNGPKLVIGFETYKPGQDAASKNEGELNVGKRLISNVVKSHKDLIDVVVYDALACNSVWINHCRNLGIETIVRAKNNNNRSLQFAKRVVNKTEAGEVWVDEQGFEKVEVYQSTFTMDNVEQPLRFVKFALKHKNMLHTQIMTVTTCMDMTLKTLFRIIRARWDIENSIFNNLKRECGLEHCFVHGGNAVEAVLYLIFMASNIMQLFLVRRLRNQYTTQREIVRLLLKGLYLFQYRGELVFRSS from the coding sequence ATGAAGAATGTTTACCACGTTGATCGTTGCTTGAATAAACTTTCTGACGGAAGAGTTAACCCAACTTATAGCACAGGTCAAGTTATTTTGCCTGTGCTTTTTGGTTTTTTGCTTAGGGTACAAAGCTTTAATGAGCTGAATTTTATGATAAAGAATCATGAGTTTAGTAAACTGTTTCCCCGAGGAACAAAACTGCCTCAGATTGATGCGATCAGAGACACGCTTAAAGTCATTGATATAAACGGCCTGAACCAAATTAATTATCACATTATAAAGAAGTCAGTTGAGAATAAGGTTTTTGTAGACGGAACAATTGACGGTTATACTGTGGCTGCAATTGATGGAACAAAATTTTTCGGAAGCAATAAGAAAAGTTGTCCAGAATGCTTGAAAAATACTAAAGGCAATAAGACCCATTCCTTTCATAGTGGCGCTGTCATGTCAACAGTAGGGAATGGACCTAAACTGGTTATTGGCTTTGAGACATACAAGCCCGGACAAGATGCTGCTTCAAAGAACGAAGGAGAACTGAACGTAGGGAAAAGACTGATCTCAAACGTAGTAAAGAGTCATAAGGACTTAATTGATGTTGTTGTTTATGATGCACTTGCCTGTAATTCCGTTTGGATTAACCACTGTAGAAATCTCGGGATTGAGACAATTGTCAGAGCCAAAAACAATAATAATAGAAGTTTGCAATTCGCAAAAAGGGTGGTGAATAAGACGGAGGCTGGTGAGGTTTGGGTAGATGAACAAGGATTTGAGAAAGTAGAAGTTTACCAGTCAACGTTCACGATGGACAATGTGGAGCAACCGCTGCGGTTCGTAAAATTTGCACTAAAACATAAGAACATGTTACACACACAGATCATGACCGTAACAACATGTATGGATATGACACTGAAGACCTTGTTTAGAATAATCAGGGCACGATGGGATATTGAGAATTCGATTTTCAATAACTTGAAACGTGAATGTGGCTTGGAGCATTGCTTTGTCCATGGAGGTAATGCCGTGGAAGCTGTGCTATATTTGATCTTTATGGCATCAAATATCATGCAATTATTTTTGGTTAGACGACTGAGAAACCAATATACAACTCAACGGGAAATAGTAAGGCTTTTATTAAAAGGACTATATCTCTTTCAGTATCGGGGTGAATTGGTGTTTAGAAGTTCATAG
- a CDS encoding helix-turn-helix domain-containing protein translates to MRRISDNNLLNYYIKKHNIENLFDKEILNYAKLHFYEKEEYILEAEAKLEYYYLLVEGKIKVFYPFENGNSMLLKFYRDFNTIGDLELLKDIPILCNINAVEDTYLLAIPSDILRKEYFDNTKLLHHLIDSLSEKLYATINNISYNFVYPLINRLSSYLVEHITDKNYIILNSSYLEIAQFLGTTYRHLNRTLKEMESKSIIKCEDKRIYILDVERLKELSKNIYIKPL, encoded by the coding sequence ATGAGAAGGATTTCGGATAATAACTTATTAAACTATTATATTAAAAAGCACAATATAGAAAATCTATTTGATAAGGAGATTTTAAACTATGCAAAACTTCATTTTTATGAAAAAGAGGAATATATATTAGAGGCAGAGGCTAAGCTTGAATATTATTATCTACTTGTAGAGGGGAAAATTAAAGTTTTTTATCCTTTTGAAAATGGAAATTCCATGCTTTTAAAGTTTTACAGAGATTTTAATACTATAGGAGATTTAGAACTTTTAAAAGATATTCCTATCCTTTGTAATATTAATGCAGTAGAGGATACTTATTTGCTAGCAATACCTTCAGATATACTTAGAAAAGAGTATTTTGATAATACGAAACTTTTACACCATTTAATTGACTCTTTAAGTGAAAAGCTTTATGCAACTATTAACAATATTTCATACAATTTCGTATATCCACTCATTAATAGATTGTCTAGCTATTTAGTGGAGCATATAACAGATAAAAATTATATAATTTTGAATTCATCATATTTAGAAATCGCTCAATTCTTAGGAACAACTTATAGACATTTAAATAGAACGCTTAAAGAAATGGAATCAAAATCAATTATAAAATGTGAGGATAAAAGAATATATATACTAGATGTAGAGAGGCTTAAAGAATTATCTAAAAATATTTATATTAAACCACTTTAG
- a CDS encoding solute carrier family 23 protein produces MKFKYGLNEIPPLGHLLLFGLQWLAIIIPIILIMGTAVTSLHPSGIVLQVVYIQKLCFIVAVALFSQVVWGHRLPIIIGPATVFLVGMAAGGGNNPEAVYTSILLGGLILAVVSITGLFAHLKRLFTSTVVAVILILVALTLTPMILNLVTAPTPHASSFANLCFSLAMVFCMFISARYLRGLWKSTLVFWAVIVGTISYLLLFSTSPLPTNDLQIVDIFWKGLQPSFVFDSGVFLSFLICYLALSVNDLGSIQAVDELLKPDNMPKRITRGVTVTGLVNVLAGFFGVIGVVNFSFSPGVIISSGVASRYTLLPTSLILLVLSFLPKTTAILGSIPSVVIGSSMIYIMCSQIAGGLQIVQSQNYKFEYGLIVGLPIILGVIVSYLPPAVLNTFPIILKPVLGNGFVVGVITVLIMEHIVFPRKD; encoded by the coding sequence ATGAAGTTTAAATACGGTCTAAATGAAATCCCCCCTCTGGGGCATCTTCTGTTATTTGGCTTACAGTGGCTTGCAATTATCATTCCCATCATCCTTATCATGGGGACTGCGGTGACAAGCCTTCATCCCAGCGGGATAGTCCTTCAAGTAGTCTATATCCAAAAGCTATGTTTTATTGTGGCAGTAGCCTTATTTTCGCAGGTGGTCTGGGGACACCGCCTTCCTATAATCATCGGACCAGCGACGGTATTTTTGGTAGGTATGGCAGCAGGAGGGGGGAATAACCCTGAGGCGGTTTACACCTCGATCCTCTTAGGTGGTCTTATTTTAGCAGTTGTGAGTATTACAGGGTTGTTCGCCCATCTAAAAAGGCTTTTTACATCAACGGTTGTAGCCGTAATATTAATTCTTGTTGCCCTTACCCTTACGCCCATGATTCTAAATTTAGTTACCGCTCCAACCCCCCATGCCAGTTCTTTCGCAAACTTGTGCTTTTCTTTAGCTATGGTATTCTGCATGTTTATCTCGGCAAGGTATTTACGAGGCTTGTGGAAGTCAACACTCGTCTTTTGGGCAGTTATCGTGGGAACTATATCTTACCTTCTCTTGTTCTCCACGTCACCTCTTCCAACCAACGACCTTCAAATCGTTGATATATTTTGGAAAGGTTTACAGCCTTCTTTTGTCTTCGATTCAGGTGTTTTCCTCTCTTTTCTGATATGTTATCTTGCGCTCTCTGTTAACGATCTAGGATCAATTCAAGCCGTCGATGAACTCCTCAAACCAGATAATATGCCAAAAAGGATCACTAGGGGCGTCACAGTGACTGGATTAGTCAACGTATTGGCAGGTTTCTTTGGCGTCATCGGGGTTGTCAACTTTTCATTCAGTCCGGGAGTTATTATCTCTAGCGGAGTTGCTTCTAGATATACTTTGCTTCCTACAAGTCTGATCCTATTAGTTTTATCCTTCCTACCAAAAACAACCGCCATTCTAGGGAGCATACCTTCCGTGGTCATTGGCAGTTCTATGATTTACATTATGTGCTCCCAGATCGCGGGGGGCCTTCAGATAGTTCAGAGCCAGAACTATAAATTTGAGTATGGGCTTATAGTTGGTCTTCCTATAATCCTTGGTGTTATCGTATCCTACCTACCACCAGCGGTTCTTAATACTTTCCCCATTATTTTAAAACCAGTATTAGGGAACGGCTTTGTAGTCGGAGTGATAACAGTTCTGATTATGGAGCATATCGTGTTCCCCCGAAAAGACTAA
- a CDS encoding YjjG family noncanonical pyrimidine nucleotidase has translation MSYKILLFDLDDTLLDFGANEIDSLNKLFHLHGYTFSDELFRVYDSVNKQLWTDYENGNIALDEVLNSRFSETLLKLGKTVDGMEWENQYRELLGNGYQLMDGALELCQSLSVSHRLFVITNGITKTQIKRLKHSGLYRFFEDIFDSQSIGFQKPSKDFFDYVMGHINDFKIWEALIIGDSLNTDIKGGLLSGIDTCWINRRSEKYSTEIQSTYTITSLAELCDSCDLEHNA, from the coding sequence ATGAGTTATAAAATATTACTATTTGATTTAGATGATACATTGCTAGATTTCGGCGCTAATGAGATTGATTCGTTAAACAAATTGTTTCATCTACATGGATATACTTTTTCGGATGAGCTGTTTCGAGTATACGATTCCGTCAACAAACAACTGTGGACTGATTATGAAAATGGAAATATTGCATTAGATGAAGTATTGAACTCAAGGTTTTCAGAAACCTTGTTGAAATTGGGCAAAACTGTGGATGGTATGGAATGGGAAAATCAATACCGAGAACTTTTGGGCAATGGTTATCAACTGATGGACGGAGCTTTAGAACTGTGTCAGAGCTTATCTGTGTCGCATCGACTGTTTGTCATTACAAATGGAATAACAAAAACTCAGATAAAGCGTTTGAAACATTCAGGACTATATAGATTTTTTGAAGACATATTTGATTCTCAAAGCATTGGATTCCAAAAGCCATCAAAAGATTTTTTTGATTATGTGATGGGTCATATAAACGATTTTAAAATCTGGGAAGCGCTTATTATAGGAGATTCTTTAAATACCGATATAAAAGGCGGCCTTTTGTCAGGAATTGATACATGCTGGATCAATAGAAGATCGGAAAAATACTCTACTGAAATTCAAAGTACATATACGATCACAAGTTTAGCGGAATTATGTGACAGTTGCGACCTTGAGCATAATGCGTAG
- a CDS encoding helix-turn-helix domain-containing protein — MNNDTDCNGEFPSDNIYETKCPLIYALDIIGQKWKLPIMWYLFQNDFIRYNELKRKVKGITNMMLTKSLKELEEHNLIVRIQYETIPPKVEYALTERGKALLPTLNELSLWGEEQIKLDKSKSNS; from the coding sequence ATGAATAATGATACGGATTGCAATGGAGAATTCCCTAGCGATAATATATACGAAACCAAATGCCCCCTTATATACGCATTAGATATTATTGGACAAAAGTGGAAGCTGCCTATAATGTGGTACTTATTTCAAAATGATTTCATTAGATATAATGAATTAAAACGAAAAGTTAAAGGTATTACCAATATGATGCTTACAAAATCTTTAAAAGAATTAGAAGAACATAATCTTATAGTTAGAATCCAATATGAAACGATTCCTCCTAAAGTTGAATATGCTTTAACAGAAAGAGGTAAAGCTTTACTACCTACATTAAATGAATTGTCTTTATGGGGTGAAGAACAAATTAAACTTGATAAATCGAAATCAAACTCGTAA